The genomic window CCTCCATGAAATATAAATTGGAGGCATATGGAAACACATCACCTCAAGAAGTCATATGTGACATCGTGAAAGAAAACCGAGCAATATTTCCTAGGAGAGAACGCATCGGCAACGCTAATGTGCTCCCAGAGGAGCAAACATAAGAAGACAGAGTAATCCTGTCGATTGCGACAGGATTCCACAGGCAACAATGCATAGGGATTGAGCAGCTAAAATATATAAGCAGAACCAAGCCACCGAAACCAGAGGCAAAAGCCTTGCCCTCTCATGTAAAAGGAAGTTTTACATTTGAACAAATCCTCTTCTAAACAGCATCAGTACACGGGCAAACCCGGCCAAGTTTAGTAAACCATAGAAGAATAAAAACCAAGTGGTGCCTTGTCCTCTGTTTTTGAAAATCTCTACTTTCAAATCGTCTTGTTAGCTGTCTGTTTTCTCTGTCATTGTAGGCTCCAAAGCAGGGCAGATCTGAAGATTACCAGTAGACCAGTAACGGGAGAACCTCCAGCTAGCATAAGTTCCAATAGCTTATTGCTGCACGGTCGCTAGTGAAAGATGCTATATGATTTGTTTGGTAGAAAAATGTTACATGAGGTGGACATGCTAAAAAAATGAAAGACTGATTGACCGATGCAGCAAATATATAGTAAGCTTTGGTCGGACAATGGCATATTTATAAAATTATCCATAGATGACCATGGTCCCTTGGGTAACTGCCCAAGAAAAATAACATTCATAACTATTACAGAGACATtttcatcttcatcgtcatcatctaCTCTCCCTAAGGGTATGCAACAAGAAAGGACTCCCTAAGGGTATGCAAAAGAAGGTACGCAGGATGGCGggagcgcgcgcgcacacacacacacacgccaaaAAAGATATAATATGTAGATAGGGAAGACATATAGAAATAGAGAACCGAGTTAGCCATCTGCGATTATGCAAAAGGGGTTAAAAAAACGCCATGGCATTGTCTTTCCAGCTTCAAGATGCGAGCAATGCTACTAAGTAACATCAGCAGAGAATAAAACAAAGTGACACACCAAAGGAACAAGAGAAGAGTTTCTACATAAAAAGAAACGGTTGTTTGTGTTGACAGCACAAAACTATGCTAACACATTTGTAGGGTCAATACAGGATATATGGTACACAGGGCATAAGAATATGCACAAGACACATAGAAATCTATCTATAAACCTAGTATCTATTTAAACGAGAGGCCAGGAATTTCACCATTGAGAAAGAAAAATTATATAAGAACTACGAGTGCATTTTCCATCATATAAACATTTAACAAGTAAATATGTATTTCCCATCATAAGCATTTCACAAATACAACTACACTTTCTAAACATGAATGTGCTCATTTTAATACCTAGTAGTGACACTATGAGGTCAATTTAGTAAGTTGCCATCAATTTACGCTTGAAAACTGACTTCTTCTGCAAAACAGATGTGCAGTTCTTCAGGCATGCTTGAACATCTTCATGCTTAGCCAATGCAGATAGACAGCCACAATTATCACAGGAAGTGTCAAGGGCACAAGTAGGCAGTAATACCTGGTAAGTGAAAGATCAAAGTAAATGGCATTAACTTCTAACTAGATCCGACTTAGTTTACAATATGGCAGCAGGCATGTAGAAAATTACATATTCTGCTAAATTGTTTACAAAACTAAGTGAAAAGTCCACAATTAAACATCAACTACAAAGGAAACGAGAAAAAACAATTTGGTGATCATCTATTTTGTTTTGAAATCTTTACCTGTCATTTTGGATGGCAGCTAGAAGCCAGTTCTCATAAGGCGGGAGCATTTTGGACACAACAGCGGCATAGAAGAAACCCACAAATAATATGATGCCAAATGCAACAAATGCTGACCCCATCAGCTGATCTCTAGAAAAGTGTATCATCTCTTTGGACTTCTTTGCCACGGACTGTAGCTTCGATCCTACAGAGACACTGAACAAAGGAAAGAATCAGTAAATTTGAACTTTTCATGAGAGAACAGTTTAACCACTATGTTACAAATTTCAGTATATCTCAGAACAGGACTTGATATAACTCTTGTTTAGATAAACTTCGCAAAACTATACTAAGCAAATAGATATATCGGTTACATACCACTTGTTCGATTTcaaaaagacgttgaagtctttgAACCAGTCGAATAATGAATGCACGAATCAGTTTGGTACTTCAGCAACTGAATAGCGTTGGGTGATTGCTTGCCGCACAGGTACACAAAGTTGCAGCCTCACGCGGCTAGCATTTAACCTCTGCACAAGATTGTGCTGCCACATGAGCACGCCTGCCAGTGAGGCAGTGACGCTCACACCCCACCAGCAATCATTAGCCTATTCTCTCGCTTCGCGACATCATTTAAAATATACATTTCCTCTGTTTTCATTAGATGCAGGACAATCAAACTGAAGATCCTTAAAATTCAGATCTTCTACTGTAGTCTGTACTAGATGATATAATTGTTTTAGATTGGGCCTTTCAACTGTACCATCAAGCgcagagagagagtgagagagagagagatgacaaTCATGATTGGTTATTACGCTGCAGTACATTATGAATGGGAAGCATAAAGAAACACATAACATGTCACACTCTATATGGCTGTAGAAACACCTCAACACCACTGATTTTCGAGCAGAAGAAGGGACAGTAGCAATATAGTGTAATACCAAGGTGTGCGGTTTCGAGTTAATTTACGCTAGGGATAAGATTTACAACCTAGCAGGGATGAATACTTAATGTGCTCACCAACCATTCACAGACGCCAAAGCATGACAGACACTTGTAAAGCAAGCATTGCTCTCTGCAGTCTCCTGTAGCCTCTAATTATGTTATCAGGAGAGAGCAGTGAGAATAAACGATGGGTTGAACCGATGCAATCCGCTATGAAATATGAATGGGAGGCATATGGAAACACATCGTATCCAGGAATCTGCAGTGCTGTAGGACAAAGTAAGATTAGACTAGTTGGAATGAGGGAAGGCAGCGACAGAGCCGGCGCACTTGCGGAGGAGCCGAGATAACAAGAAGACAATACAGATCTGTTGAAAGTGATACAGGGACTCGGAGCGACATGCACAAATTGAATGACAGGCAAGTAATTTCTCTTTCTAAGACCCGGATCAATGCCTGCCCCTCCTCCCCAACCCCCTGAATCTCCTCATGAGGTACACATCTAGAAGCAGAAACAAGATTTTTACAGTACATCAGCAATGGGGAGAAGGGgacttggggagggtaccttgccGCAGGCCGCCTCATCGGTGGTCGCCGGAATCGATGGCGCTCCTACCAACTGCGCGGTGGTAGAGAGAGGAAGCGCGGTTGAGATTGAGATGGCTACCGTCTCCGGCTCGCTATCCGGGCCGCTGGAGACGACGGCGAGACGACCGGACAGCAAGACAAACGGGCCGGGCCAGAAGCTAACTTAGCCGAGGCCCAGAAAGGCTCTCGCTCGTATGGAGGAGGAAGTACACTTTAACAGCAAGCAGCACAATCTaaatttctcttcttttttcttatctttttcttttttgcgggtgaTTATCTCTCTGTCTCCGGTAGTACACTTCACAGCAAAATGAAAATGACGGGAGTACAATTTACAACTTAGCAGGAAAGCATCAAACTAACCCAGAAATACACTTGTTAGAGATATTTAGGTGACAATGTCACATGATTTCTCATCTGCTAAGTGCGATCTAAGTGGCTGCAAATGCACCCACCTTGTTTCTTCATATTGAGGTCGGATGGTTTATAGCGTAAGTTTTCATACTTGCATCGGAATAAGGTTTTCACCAGATATGTTGCCCATAAACATTATTATTAAGTACAAAGCAAGTATTCTAATAAAAGATTTATTGGTTTAGCAGAGGACACCGGATACCAATTGGTTGTGCCCCAGTCAACATATGACCGGAAGAGCTTCCGACTTATTGAGAGTGATGTGAAGATTCGTGCTCAAAATAAAATCATCCAAGCTATCCTTTTGATCCGTAGCATCGTCTTCAAACTGGCTCAAGAAGGCTGTAACATCGTTCACAAGTTGAAAAGTTAAATGATGCAAACTGGTTCAAGAAGAAACATCTTGTTTTTCGGTGTCATCTTGCGTCTCCATGTCTGAATCATTGACTAAGATGTATTGGCTTTTCTCCATGTCGAATGAGGCATCTTCCTTTGGTGTCGTGTTCATCATTCCCCGCCACCGTAGCCTCAGCCGCGATCTGTTCTTTGATGGTCTCTGCCATGACACTAGTGCCGTGTTCCTCGAGGTGATGATCATCGCGTCCCCGCTATGTGCCCTATGGCTGCAATCTAGTCATGTACTTCTCCATCGATCTCACCTACTGAATCCCAGTTTACAAGGTGTGTCGGAAACCCCAACTCATCTTCGTTGTTGGACATGGTGTTGCGATATAGTGGAAAACAAGGAGGGTGGGACAAATAGAACTAGCGTCGTCATCGATCTCATTGTGAAGAATAAAATCATTTCACCCATCTTAATTGCACGATGATTCTACTCCCTAGGAATGGCTCTGAGTTGCTCATGCCCAGTAAactagaatggagggagtatatatattttTGTACACAGGAGTCTTCTATATTTTTGTGGCTGCCCAGTAAactagaatggagggagtatatatatttaGCATTTCATATATTTATTGTATGATCTTACATTTAGCATTTTCGACTAGGTAATTACCTAAAAATACCACCTTTTCATGAATCAAGGCTAATTAACATACCTACCAACCTTTCAGTAACGTCACGCTTATAAAGCATATAGCGTGCATTGCTCCCTCATATCCTTGCATGTATCATTCTTATATACACCCTTGCCTACCATAGACATGCACATGGGATTTCAATGTTGGAAAACCATGATTAAGAAATGAATTGTTCGATTTGACTGTTATCTTTGCCTTATGTAATCTTGAATTGACAAAATTCGTCTTTCGCAGACCAGCATTATTGATCTCAGCAGACTATGAGCTCATCTTGAACTCAAATCACCTGTCAGATGCACAATGTAAACAACAATTATCCACAGAAACAAAACCTTGGAAAATTTTGATACAACTTATCAGTTGGGCAAATAAGATCAATGTTGCCAAGGTACCAACCAAGTAAACTAGATTTATTGTATTATCCCCAGGAGCAAAATATATGACTAGAACAACTAAAATTTGGATGAAGACTCAAAATCCTCTTCCGAATATGTAACGGTTGAATAGTTGCCCCTTTGGACAATGTATTACTTCCTTTGCTGTATTTTACAATTTATCTTTTGGAAATAACAATCAGTGACAAGTATGgataaataaaaagggaaaaggaaCTCACATGAACATGGTGCAGGGGACACATGTGACATTCCAGCAGAAGGACCGGTTCCTGTCGCACGCTCACTTGGAGGTTGTGCAAGACTACAAGAAACAATGGCCAAATGCAGCTCGGAAGAACTGGAGGGGACAGAAAGGAGATCTACTTCCATTGTTCGGATCATATGGAGGCATAACGTACAGAAGAAGGTGATACTGAATGAGGGGGCGAAGCGGCAGAATAAGTATATCAGTGATCATTCTCTACATCTTGATCTTTGGCTTGTTGCCATTTGGATGCCGAGATGGAGGTGGAGCAACGTACCTGGGTGTACGCACAGGAAAATTTGTCAGAGCTGGAGCAGGAATCGAATGCCTAATGCCTTCATGACCATGGTGGGGGTGATATTGACCTTGATGACCATGATTTGAATGGGTGCGGACTTGGTGACAAATTTAATGGATAATATGGCCACTGATGTACTGGACAGCTTTCTAGGTAGTATGAGATGGTGTGTGGGGCTATAACGCTGATAATGGCTTTGTTCTTCAGTACAAGCTCCGAACGCGCCATTTCCCACCCGCTTGGCAAAAATCAGTGCTGAGGTTGAGGCTAGGATGAGATGGTGATAATGGAGCATAGCACACATAAGTGGCCAAACCGCCATGTAGGAAAAGGCATTTAAAGCTCAGGTACGATATAGTCAACAGATTTCAGGACTAGGCAACAAATCAAAGGATGATAGCTAATTCTCTCACCAACCTTCCCCTGCCTAAGCATCACACACCCTTATAAAGGACGCACTGCCTATATATATAGTCTTCTTCTTGTAACCCCCTTAAGTAGTACCTTAGCAGGACAGTACTAGCAGCCAAATTAACATGAACAGTGTCAGGGCTTCGGGGAGAGAAAGCAAGAGAGCAGACACAATTACAATGGGTTGGAATGGTGCAACCCGTTGTGAGAATGAGAGGCATACGGAAACATATTGCGTGGAAAAATCATATGGTATGCAGAAGGATTTGTTGATCTTGTAAGATGGGAAGTAACCTGCGATTGAGGTTACTGTAGTATTGGAGTCATTTTTGCCAACCATTGGGCTTCGGGAGGCGTCCTTGTTACTGCACCATAGCCATCGAGCACGGAAGGGTAGGTGGTGGAAGCAGAGAGAGGGCATGGTCACCAGCACTcctttttttttggaaaaaggGATGTACCCCagtctctgcatcagaacgatgcatacggctcatattattaaaaGGATAATCCAGTAACAAAGTCTCGAAAGGTCGTAGTACAATCATCAACAAAAGCTCAAAAGAGGAAAGAcccaaagccacaaccggctggcaaaacaataggagcactacatgcctatcctattacatgaccgccatccaaaccggttgaaaatatcccgagctaccatctcccatcgggtagacgcagtaaccaaacgctccctggcctccgtcggagtgagtagcgaccacatacggatgaacgccgtggccctgaagataacctgcaaaaagtgaatggtTGTTGATCTGTTAAAGACTAAATCATTTTTGCAGTTCCATATTGCCCACAATAAAGCACAAATGCCAACCCGAATGTGTCTTGCAATGTCAGAATCCACCCCATCAAGCCATGTTCCAAATAACATGTTGATAGAGGTGGGTTGATTAATATTAAAGGCAATATGAACTGACCGCCACAGAATCTTAGCCAACggacaatcgagaaagaggtgtttgatgtttTCATTATGATCACAAAAGCTACATCTAGACGAGCCCACCCAATTTCGTTTTGCAAGGTTATCCTTagtcaaaatgacttgtttatgcacaaaccacataaacactttgatacgTAAGGGTACCTTAACTTTCCAAACATGTAACGAGGTAGGGATGACGCTAGAGTTAATGACATCCAGATACATTGATTTGACCTTGAACACACCGTTCTTAGTAAGTTTCCAATGCAGCTGATCTGGTTGCTGAGACAGCCTGACTTCCATTAAACGCCTAACGAGATGGAGCCAGGCCTCCCAACGATTTCCAACAAGCGTCCGTCTAAAACTAATATTGAGGGGAACGGAATGTAAAACATTAGCAATATAGGCTTCTCTACGTCGGATAATGTTGTACAAAGAAGGATATTGAAGTGCAAGGGGGGTCTCCTCAAGCCACATATCCTCCCAAAACCTCGTAGTGGCACCATTCCCAACAATAAATTTAGTCTTGTTGAAAAAGAGTTGTTTAACTCTCATCAAACCCTTCCAAAAGGGAGAGTCAGGAGGCCTCACATTCACCTGGGCCAAAGTTTTAGCATAGAGATACTTATTGCGCAAAATCTGTGCCCAAGTAGCCTCCGTCTCAGATGACAGCTTAAAaagccacttgctaaggagacatatGTTTTTGACTTCCAGATTTTCAATACCTAGACCACCTTGGTCCTTAGGCCTACAAATAATATCCCACTTAGCAAGCCTGTACTTACGTTTAAGCTCATCATTTTGCCAAAAGAATCGGGATCGGTAGAAATCTAACCTTTTCCTGAAACCCACCGAAACCAAGAAaaaggataagagaaacataggcatactagtaaggaccgaattaatcagaatcaatcgtcctccgtatgacatgagctttcctttccaacagctcagtttcttttcaaaccgATCCTCAATGCATTTCCACTCAATATTagtcagcttacgatgatgaatgggtatacctaagtacgtaAACGGTAATGAGcccaattcacatccgaacaattgttgATACGACTCCTGGTCCTCATTGGCTcttccaaagcaaaacaattcgctcttgtggaagttgattttgagcccagacaattgttcaaataagcataacagcaGCTTCATGT from Triticum aestivum cultivar Chinese Spring chromosome 3B, IWGSC CS RefSeq v2.1, whole genome shotgun sequence includes these protein-coding regions:
- the LOC123072346 gene encoding uncharacterized protein yields the protein MRRPAASVSVGSKLQSVAKKSKEMIHFSRDQLMGSAFVAFGIILFVGFFYAAVVSKMLPPYENWLLAAIQNDRYYCLLVPLTLPVIIVAVYLHWLSMKMFKHA